In the genome of Halapricum salinum, one region contains:
- a CDS encoding SDR family NAD(P)-dependent oxidoreductase — translation MLDPDLSGQVALVTGSAKGVGRDLLLELARCGADVAVHYRTSGEAAAEVARQVSDLGVQTTALQADVTDPDEVAALFDGVETDLGTVDILVNNVGAFAPSHWEEIDFETWNTVIKTNLNGTYLCSKAALPGMREQGYGRIVNVGYASSEKGLVNPKNFPYFVAKAGVLMFTRMLAADTQDDGITVNAVSPYVVENSDEFPAEAPRGRWATAADLAQAMQFFLDPDSEYISGQNIEVDGGWLPERV, via the coding sequence ATGCTCGATCCCGACCTCTCCGGGCAGGTCGCGCTCGTCACCGGCAGCGCGAAAGGCGTCGGTCGTGACCTCTTGCTCGAACTGGCTCGCTGCGGCGCGGACGTCGCCGTCCACTACCGGACCAGCGGCGAGGCCGCCGCCGAGGTCGCCCGCCAAGTGAGCGACCTGGGCGTCCAGACCACCGCGCTGCAAGCCGACGTGACCGATCCCGACGAGGTCGCGGCGCTGTTCGACGGCGTCGAAACCGATCTCGGCACGGTCGATATTCTCGTCAACAACGTCGGCGCGTTCGCCCCCAGCCACTGGGAGGAGATCGACTTCGAGACCTGGAACACGGTGATCAAGACGAATCTCAACGGGACCTACCTCTGCTCGAAAGCCGCCCTCCCGGGGATGCGCGAGCAAGGCTACGGCCGGATCGTCAACGTCGGCTACGCCTCCAGCGAGAAGGGGCTGGTCAACCCGAAGAACTTCCCCTACTTCGTGGCCAAAGCCGGCGTCCTGATGTTCACGCGCATGCTGGCGGCCGACACACAGGACGATGGGATCACCGTGAACGCCGTCTCACCCTACGTCGTCGAGAACTCCGACGAATTCCCCGCGGAGGCCCCACGAGGTCGGTGGGCGACGGCCGCCGACCTCGCGCAGGCGATGCAGTTCTTCCTCGACCCCGACAGCGAGTACATCTCCGGGCAAAATATCGAAGTCGACGGCGGCTGGTTGCCCGAGCGCGTCTAG